The following proteins come from a genomic window of Yinghuangia sp. ASG 101:
- a CDS encoding cytochrome P450, with translation MSPTHEPGPDTPAGCPVAHSGPDGGLAIFDAVFADNPAAAYRELRAQHGPVAPVQLAPGIDAMLVLGYDEALKVLRGPEDYSKDPRRWRALAEGRVPRDSPILPMMIRRPVCQHTDGEEHARLRRAVEDSFDRVDPITLRAFVEGAADALVDRFCAVGEADLVADYAKILPLLTMNHLFGCSEELGERIMGDVAAMFELVDAEKASADMAMCFVELLALKRERPGLDVTSWLLAHEAGLTDEELADQLMVLIGAGVEPEQNLILNALRLLLFDKRFADDLAAGTLQIDAALDEALWYEPPLANFSIYFPVRDVELGGVALREGDPVVISYAAANTDPSLKMQRTSGSRAHLSWSAGPHTCPTKDTARLIATVAIEKLIDRLPDMEPAVGEDELRWRPGPFHRALAALPVRFPAAEPVARVPVAEGTGIASAPRKAAVDSPAAVGAEPAGAEPDGVRPVDPEAGGPKPVESEPAGSEPTDPQPVVAESADPRATEPESGNPAPGNPEAADPEAADRASSDPEPGTPADAAAETPTKTPTEAPAAASETASEAEAESDAPQAPGANARRGLWRSLASWWNNRKA, from the coding sequence TTGTCGCCCACGCACGAACCCGGTCCGGACACCCCGGCCGGATGCCCCGTCGCGCACTCCGGCCCGGACGGGGGACTCGCGATCTTCGACGCCGTGTTCGCCGACAACCCGGCCGCGGCGTATCGCGAACTGCGCGCCCAGCACGGGCCGGTGGCCCCCGTCCAACTGGCCCCCGGGATCGACGCCATGCTCGTGCTCGGGTACGACGAGGCCCTGAAGGTCCTGCGCGGCCCGGAGGACTACTCGAAGGATCCCCGGCGGTGGCGGGCTCTGGCCGAGGGGCGGGTGCCGCGGGACAGCCCGATCCTGCCGATGATGATCCGCCGTCCCGTCTGCCAGCACACCGACGGTGAGGAACACGCCCGGCTGCGGCGGGCGGTGGAGGACAGCTTCGACCGGGTCGACCCGATCACGCTGCGGGCGTTCGTCGAAGGCGCCGCCGACGCACTCGTCGACCGGTTCTGCGCGGTCGGCGAGGCCGACCTCGTCGCCGACTACGCGAAGATCCTGCCGCTGCTGACGATGAATCATCTCTTCGGCTGCTCCGAGGAGTTGGGCGAGCGCATCATGGGCGACGTCGCCGCGATGTTCGAACTCGTCGACGCCGAGAAGGCCAGCGCGGACATGGCGATGTGCTTCGTGGAACTGCTCGCGCTCAAGCGCGAGCGGCCGGGCCTGGACGTGACGTCGTGGCTGCTCGCCCACGAGGCCGGACTGACCGACGAGGAACTGGCCGACCAGCTCATGGTCCTCATAGGCGCGGGTGTCGAACCCGAGCAGAACCTCATCCTCAACGCGCTGCGGCTGCTGCTGTTCGACAAACGCTTCGCGGACGATCTCGCCGCCGGCACCCTCCAGATCGACGCGGCACTCGACGAAGCCCTGTGGTACGAACCGCCGTTGGCGAACTTCTCGATCTACTTCCCGGTGCGGGACGTCGAACTCGGCGGCGTGGCACTGCGCGAGGGTGACCCGGTGGTGATCAGCTACGCCGCCGCCAACACCGATCCGTCGCTGAAGATGCAGCGCACGTCCGGCAGCCGCGCCCACCTGTCGTGGAGCGCGGGCCCGCACACCTGCCCGACCAAGGACACCGCGCGGCTGATCGCCACCGTCGCGATCGAGAAGCTGATCGACCGGCTCCCGGACATGGAGCCCGCCGTCGGCGAGGACGAACTGCGGTGGCGTCCGGGGCCGTTCCACCGCGCGCTCGCCGCGCTGCCGGTACGGTTCCCGGCGGCGGAGCCGGTGGCGCGGGTGCCGGTGGCCGAGGGCACCGGGATCGCGTCGGCGCCGAGGAAGGCGGCGGTCGACAGCCCGGCGGCGGTCGGAGCCGAGCCGGCCGGGGCCGAGCCGGATGGGGTGCGGCCCGTCGATCCCGAGGCCGGTGGACCCAAGCCCGTGGAATCTGAGCCCGCGGGTTCCGAGCCCACCGATCCCCAGCCCGTCGTAGCCGAGTCCGCGGATCCGCGAGCCACCGAACCGGAGTCCGGCAATCCGGCACCCGGCAATCCGGAGGCCGCCGATCCGGAGGCCGCCGACCGCGCGTCCTCGGATCCCGAGCCCGGCACCCCGGCCGATGCCGCCGCGGAGACGCCCACGAAGACGCCCACAGAGGCGCCCGCGGCGGCGTCGGAGACGGCGTCGGAGGCGGAGGCGGAGTCCGATGCGCCGCAGGCCCCGGGCGCGAACGCGCGGCGCGGGCTGTGGCGTTCGCTGGCCTCTTGGTGGAACAACCGCAAGGCCTGA
- a CDS encoding VOC family protein, which translates to MTIRRIMPNVVTQDIEESRSFYGDFLGMDVRMDEPGFLMLASPSNPTAQMTVVSPAADSWDPHTSRTALAVEVEDVDAAYAASERQGYPVVYPLTTEPWGIRRFFVQAPDGSVINVHSHV; encoded by the coding sequence ATGACGATCCGTCGCATCATGCCCAATGTCGTCACCCAGGACATCGAGGAGAGCCGAAGCTTCTACGGCGACTTCCTGGGGATGGACGTGCGTATGGACGAGCCGGGCTTCTTGATGTTGGCCTCGCCGAGTAATCCGACGGCACAGATGACCGTGGTTTCTCCCGCCGCGGACTCATGGGACCCTCATACCTCCCGTACGGCGCTGGCGGTCGAAGTCGAGGACGTTGATGCCGCGTACGCCGCATCCGAGCGCCAGGGGTACCCGGTCGTCTATCCCTTGACCACGGAGCCGTGGGGCATTCGGCGTTTCTTCGTTCAGGCACCCGACGGAAGTGTCATCAACGTCCACAGTCACGTCTGA
- a CDS encoding TetR/AcrR family transcriptional regulator: MAAERADAARNRAAILRAAEHLLDELGPEHVSLDRVAAAAGVGKGTVFRRFGSRTGLFGELLADRAARIRVGIASGPPPLGPGAPPADRLAAFLDELARLAARNTALMAAQEQACAADRQQDPTYRLWHDHVTSLVAALRPGADARFLAHVLLGAFDSGLVRATIAAGGVDGLRRAVRDVAAAVVGCEGGGS, from the coding sequence GTGGCCGCCGAACGTGCCGATGCCGCGCGCAACCGTGCGGCGATTCTGCGGGCCGCCGAGCACCTGCTCGACGAACTCGGCCCCGAACACGTCTCACTCGACCGCGTGGCCGCCGCGGCCGGGGTCGGAAAGGGCACGGTGTTCCGGCGGTTCGGCAGCCGGACGGGACTTTTTGGCGAGCTGCTGGCCGACCGTGCGGCCCGTATCCGGGTGGGGATCGCGTCGGGGCCGCCGCCGCTGGGCCCCGGTGCGCCCCCTGCCGACCGGCTTGCCGCGTTCCTCGACGAACTGGCCCGGCTCGCCGCCCGCAACACGGCGTTGATGGCCGCCCAGGAGCAGGCGTGCGCGGCGGACCGGCAGCAGGATCCGACGTATCGGCTGTGGCACGACCACGTGACCTCCCTCGTTGCCGCGCTGCGGCCCGGTGCGGACGCGCGGTTCCTGGCGCATGTGCTGCTCGGGGCCTTCGACAGTGGGCTGGTGCGGGCGACGATCGCCGCCGGGGGTGTGGACGGACTCCGGAGGGCGGTGCGGGACGTGGCGGCGGCGGTCGTGGGGTGCGAGGGCGGCGGCTCCTGA
- a CDS encoding zinc-binding dehydrogenase: MHALIADPATPAGFRLADIPEPAPGPNQVLIEVGHVSVNPGEVRHLGFQPPGGVLGYDASGRVVRAAESGRGPAVGDHVTAFGAGAWARRAVFDTDSVAVLPPGFDPATAAALPLAGITALRNLRAAGVGEGTRLLITGASGGVGPLAVQLAHRFGAFVTAAVGSAARATGPAELGADVIVTSLADVAHPQDVVIDLVGGPHLVEAWTLLRPGGVLQSVGWASGEPAVFPVNSTFVPGPAKTLRSFGDASAPGADLADLVARIHDGTLTVPIGWHGSWHNFTEAADAMRDRRLHGKAVMVVD; the protein is encoded by the coding sequence GTGCACGCCCTGATCGCCGACCCCGCGACTCCCGCCGGATTCCGGCTCGCCGACATCCCCGAACCGGCCCCCGGCCCCAACCAGGTGCTGATCGAGGTCGGCCATGTGTCCGTCAACCCCGGCGAGGTGCGACACCTCGGCTTCCAGCCCCCGGGCGGCGTCCTCGGCTACGACGCGAGCGGCCGAGTCGTCCGGGCCGCGGAGAGCGGACGAGGCCCGGCCGTCGGCGACCACGTCACCGCCTTCGGCGCGGGCGCGTGGGCCCGGCGCGCGGTCTTCGACACCGACAGCGTGGCGGTCCTGCCCCCGGGCTTCGACCCCGCGACCGCCGCCGCGCTGCCCCTGGCCGGCATCACCGCGCTGCGCAACCTGCGGGCCGCCGGCGTCGGCGAAGGGACGCGGCTCCTGATCACAGGAGCGTCCGGCGGCGTCGGCCCGCTCGCCGTCCAACTCGCCCACCGTTTCGGCGCGTTCGTCACGGCGGCGGTGGGCTCGGCAGCACGCGCCACCGGGCCGGCGGAATTGGGCGCGGACGTGATCGTGACGTCCCTCGCCGACGTCGCCCACCCGCAAGACGTCGTCATCGACCTCGTCGGCGGCCCGCACCTGGTCGAAGCCTGGACCCTGCTGCGCCCCGGCGGCGTCCTGCAAAGCGTCGGGTGGGCGTCCGGCGAACCGGCGGTCTTCCCCGTCAACTCCACCTTCGTCCCCGGCCCCGCCAAGACACTGCGGTCCTTCGGCGACGCCTCCGCCCCGGGCGCGGACCTGGCCGATCTCGTCGCGCGCATCCACGACGGCACCCTGACCGTCCCGATCGGCTGGCACGGCTCGTGGCACAACTTCACCGAAGCGGCCGACGCGATGCGCGACCGCCGCCTCCACGGCAAGGCGGTGATGGTCGTCGACTAG
- a CDS encoding alpha/beta fold hydrolase, translating to MRRILTAALTAGALLTAAFAPTATAAPRPGASGATPNCVATSLPVALDADGPADQTLWGQLCTPAGKPVPATVQVLVHGATYDHNYWDFPYEPETYSYVREAVGSGFATFAIDRLGSGSSSRPVSSALDLYGAGHTVHQVVQALRGGELGGRAFPKVVTVGHSMGSGAVWSEASTYHDVDGVIITGLTHAYNSQGRGAAIAASAPANLYPEWAGLDDGYLTTIPGTRGDVFYNTALADPQVIAVDEQLKQPHALGDLVSLDLVMTDGSSGGIDVPVLLAMGERDSLFCGADGTDCSTSAALQAAEAPFYGAAPSFTAYVLRQSGHDINLHPHAGAWYGVASGWVWKHVAS from the coding sequence ATGCGCCGAATCCTGACCGCCGCACTCACCGCGGGCGCCCTGCTGACCGCCGCTTTCGCGCCGACCGCGACGGCCGCTCCGCGGCCCGGCGCGTCCGGGGCGACCCCGAACTGCGTGGCGACGAGCCTGCCGGTGGCGCTGGACGCCGACGGTCCCGCCGACCAGACGCTGTGGGGGCAGCTCTGCACCCCCGCCGGGAAGCCCGTGCCCGCGACCGTGCAGGTGCTGGTCCACGGTGCGACGTACGACCACAACTACTGGGACTTCCCGTACGAGCCGGAGACGTACTCGTACGTGCGCGAGGCCGTCGGGTCCGGATTCGCGACGTTCGCGATCGACCGTCTGGGCAGCGGGAGTTCGTCGCGACCGGTGAGCAGCGCACTGGATTTGTACGGCGCCGGGCACACCGTGCACCAGGTCGTCCAGGCCCTGCGCGGCGGCGAGTTGGGCGGCCGGGCGTTCCCGAAGGTCGTCACCGTGGGGCACTCGATGGGCTCGGGCGCGGTCTGGTCCGAGGCGAGCACGTACCACGACGTCGACGGCGTGATCATCACGGGGCTCACCCACGCGTACAACTCGCAGGGCCGGGGCGCCGCGATCGCCGCGTCGGCACCGGCGAACCTGTACCCCGAGTGGGCCGGGCTCGACGACGGCTACCTCACCACCATCCCGGGCACGCGCGGCGATGTCTTCTACAACACCGCGCTCGCCGACCCGCAGGTGATCGCCGTGGACGAACAGCTCAAGCAGCCGCACGCGCTGGGCGACCTGGTCAGCCTCGACCTGGTGATGACGGACGGCAGCAGCGGGGGGATCGACGTCCCCGTCCTGCTGGCGATGGGCGAGCGGGACTCGCTGTTCTGCGGCGCCGACGGCACCGACTGCTCGACGTCCGCCGCGCTCCAGGCGGCCGAGGCGCCCTTCTACGGGGCAGCGCCGTCGTTCACCGCCTACGTGCTGCGGCAATCGGGGCACGACATCAACCTGCACCCGCACGCGGGCGCGTGGTACGGCGTCGCGTCCGGATGGGTGTGGAAGCACGTCGCGTCGTGA
- a CDS encoding DUF397 domain-containing protein, producing the protein MNAEQNLRGYWVKSSYSGPSGGDCVEVAAAPTVMHVRDSKLPEFASLAFPAIRWAALTDSIRDTA; encoded by the coding sequence ATGAACGCTGAGCAGAACCTGCGCGGGTACTGGGTCAAGAGCAGCTACAGCGGTCCGAGTGGCGGTGACTGTGTTGAGGTCGCTGCGGCGCCGACGGTCATGCACGTGCGCGACTCCAAGTTGCCCGAATTCGCCAGTCTCGCCTTCCCGGCCATCCGCTGGGCTGCCCTCACCGACTCCATTCGCGACACCGCCTGA
- a CDS encoding DUF397 domain-containing protein: MSVMEPVREVEGLAWTKSGYSGPEGGNCVEVAVTWTKSSYSASGGNCVEVATTWIKSSHSGSGGGDCVEVAATPPVLRVRDSKLPDLAILSFSAAHWSALTNSVRHTA, encoded by the coding sequence ATGAGTGTGATGGAACCCGTCCGCGAAGTCGAAGGCCTCGCTTGGACCAAGAGCGGCTACAGCGGCCCCGAAGGCGGCAACTGTGTTGAGGTCGCGGTGACTTGGACCAAGAGCAGCTACAGCGCGAGCGGTGGCAACTGCGTTGAGGTCGCCACCACATGGATCAAGAGCAGCCACAGTGGATCGGGTGGCGGTGACTGCGTGGAGGTCGCCGCGACGCCGCCCGTCTTGCGCGTGCGCGACTCCAAGCTCCCCGACCTCGCCATCCTCTCCTTCTCCGCCGCCCACTGGTCGGCCCTCACCAACTCCGTTCGCCACACGGCCTGA